A stretch of DNA from Anaerobacillus isosaccharinicus:
TGTGGAACAAAAACGCACAGGAAGTGTGAAGGCGCTCTATATTGCAGAGAATTTCGACCGGGCACTATCAACCATTCTAGTTGGAAACAACATTGTAAATATATCTGCCGCGACGATCTCTGCAAAGTTAGCAACAGACATTTTCGGGGCAACTATTGGTTTACCACTAAGTACATTTGCTATGACTGTAATTATCCTAATTTTTGGAGAAATACTACCTAAGTCATTTGCAAAAGAACATGCTGAACAATTGGCTTTACAAATAGCGGGGATATTGCTTTTTCTAATGAAAGTATTAAGTCCAATTATTTGGTTTTTTGTTAAGTTAAAAGTATTGCTTTCCAAGGTGATTAAACAAAAGAATGATTTACCTACTTATACCGAAGAGGAGATAAAAGAATTATTAAACCTTAGTGAAGCTGAAGGTGTGATTGACAGGAAAGAAAATGAGCTTGTGCATCGTTCTCTTAGTTTTAACGATATTAGTGTCAATCAAATATTTGTGTCAAGGATAAATGTTATAGCAATCGACATTAATCATCCTATAGAAGAGATAAAACAAATCTTTTTAAAGGAACGATACTCGAGAATCCCAATATACGAGGAGCATGTTGATAATATCATCGGGATTTTATCCGAAAGGGAATTTTTGGGTAAAATGCTTCAAAATGATGAATTAAATATTAGAGACCTTTTAAGAAAACCTATTTTTGTTATTGAAACTTTAAAGATAGCCGACCTTTTACCGGAATTACAAAAAAATAAAACGCATATGGCGATTGTTATTGACGAATTTGGAGGTACAGCAGGTATAATAACGATGGAAGATATTTTAGAAGAATTAGTCGGGGAAATTTTGGATGAACACGATGAAAAGATAAGTTACATGAACCAAATTGATCGAGATAATTACGAGTTTTTTGCTGAGGTTCCTTTGAGAGATTTCGCAAAAATCTTGAAAATTCCTACTCTAAATAGCTCTTACCAAACTTTAGGAGGTTGGGTAATCGAAAAATTTGAACAAGTTCCGAATTATGGGGATCAATTTCAATACGAACATTTAACAATCATCATTAATGAAATGGAAAATAGAAGAGTAAAAAAAGTCTTGGTGAAGCTAAATCAAAAGCAGTAAACAGCTATAGATTGCGGGTTATACCAATTTCGGGAGAGAAACATGGAAGCATTAATCTTCTTATTAAAATATCTATTTTTAGGGATTTTTCAGGGAATTACGGAACCTATCCCTGTATCATCTAGTGGTCATCTAATCCTACTACAAGAAATAATAGGTGTTGAGCTAGGTGGGTTGACCTTTGAAGTTATCGTCAATTTTGCTTCATTAATTGCAGTGTTAATGATCTATCGCGACTCAGTATCCAAACTTTTCTTGGGAGCTACGCATTACCTAATTAGTAGGCAAAAAAAGGATCAGGAAAATTTCCGCTTTATTGTGTACTTAATTATTGGGACAGTACCAGCTGTTATAATAGGGCTATTATTAGGAGATCAAATTGCTGAACATTTAACAGGTGTAAAAGTAATTGGAGCGACCTTACTTGTAACAGGTATAGCGCTTTGGTTCATCCGTAACCTTCGTGGGAGAAAAAATGATTCAGATCTATCAATTAAGGATGCAGTTATTGTCGGACTTGCTCAGGCTGTTGCCCTCATCCCTGGAATTAGTAGGTCGGGTGCTACGATTGTGGCAGCAATGGCACTTGGAATGAAACAAGAAACCGCTTTGAAGTTTTCCTTTCTATTATATATTCCTGTAAGCGTAGGAGGAATAGTTTTAGCAATATCAGATTTATTAAAAATGCCTAGTTTCACTGAATTACTAGTTCCATACCTAATTGCCTTTATCGGGTCGTTAGTGGCATCTTATTATTCGTTAAGATGGTTTATGGGAATTATGGCGAGAGGGAATTTAGTTTACTTTTCAATTTATTGTTTTGTCGTTGGGACACTAGCAATCTTAGTATTTTAGAGTATTAAAAAAGGGGACATATATATGTTCCCTTTTTAATATATAATATTGCGCTTTTTGCAAGGAATTAACGATTAATAATTTACGATTAAATAACTCTCTGAAAATTATCTTGATCAACATTTGTTTCTTGAATTTCAACGATTACCTTTTGAATACGACGATTTCGAACGTCTTCTATATAAATTTGGAAGTTACCAAAAGGCATCGTTTCTCCTTTTTTAGGAAGATAGCCTAAATTTTCTGAAACCCAACCACTTAACGTATTAGAGGATGTTTCAATCTCACTGATATTTAAGGCTTCGCAGAATGTTTCAATAGGCGTTCTTCCATTTAACCGAATTTTAGTTTCACTTATATTCTCGACTAGAACTTCATTCTCATCATTCTCATCCCAAATCTCACCAACAATTTCCTCTAAAATGTCCTCAATTGAAATAATACCAGAAGTTCCGCCATATTCATCTAGGACAACAGCAAGATGAACTTTATTTTTCTGTAATTCTTTTAATAAGTTTGATATTTTAACAGATGAAATGACAAAATAAGGTTTCCTAATAATTGCTGCTAATTCAAAGCTGTCATGGTTTTGTACATACCGTTCAAAAAAGTCTCTGTGAGAGATAATCCCAACGATGTTATCAATCGTACCTTCATAGACAGGCATTCGAGAATACTTTTCTTGAATAAATATATCTTTGATTTGGTCAATCGTTGCATCGATTGATACAGCTACTACATCAGGTCTTGGTGTTAATATGTCTTTTACGACAATATCATCAAATTCAATTGCATTATGAAGTAACTCTTTTTCTTGAGAAAGAAATGTCCCTTCTTCTTCACCTATTTCAACTAATGCTTTAACATCTTCATCAGTAACAGTTGGTTCGTCATTGTTTGATCCAATAATTTTCGAAACACCAACTCTTAATTGTACAAAGAGCCATGTAATAGGGTAAAAGATTTTCATGACGATACCTAAAGAAGCTGATATAGTCAGTAAATATTTTTCTGCATATTGTTTCGCTAAGGATTTCGGTAAAATTTCACCAAAGATTAAAACTAAGATCGTTATTACTATTGTTGTAATAAAAAGCGTACTACCGTTGTTACCAAACATGTCAGTAGCAACCTTAGTAGCAATCGTAGCCATTGCAATATTTACAATGTTATTGCCAATTAAGATAGTAGATATGCTTTGATCGAAATTTTCTGTCATCTTTAACGAACGTTTGGCTTTCACATTGTTGCTTTCAGCTTGATTTCGTAATCTCACCTTATTTGCACTCGTAATCGCCGTTTCTGATGCGGAAAAATAACCTGATAATAGTAATAATACCCCTAATAAAAGTATCGAGTCATAGGGTATACTGTCCAATGTTCCATCACTCTCCAAAAAAGTAGTTATTATAAATATACTCTATATACTTTAGTCATATCAATGATAAATACTGTAAAAAGTGCATATATTTATTATTTCAAAATAAAACTAATAAACTGCTTGCAGAATGTTAGGTATTTAACGATTATGTATAATTACGAGCATGGCTTTATTGAATGTTATGTTACAAAGCAATATTGTAGTTACCTAATTGTTAAAGCAATTTTAGTTTGATATAATTATAGCAATTAAGTTAATTGAATAATCCTCTAAAGGGGAGTAGCTTTTACAATAATTGTCGTCATTTCAGAGCAGATGCTCTCGGCAGTATTGGCAACGTAAAGTTGTTAGCAAGACCTTTGCCATTGGTAAAGGTCTTTTTGTTGCTTTTAAAAACTTAATTAACGATTGTTAAAGTTCAACATAGGTAGGGTGAAAGATCAAATTTGTTTAATCAAATTAGGAGATAAAAAATAAGGTGATACAGAATGATACTTATAATAAGCTAGCTCAAAGTGGCGTATATAATACAAATGGTTCGAAGGTTGTTCTTGTAGATAAATCTGATGACTTAGAACTGATAGGTGAAGGTAGGAGCGCATTTGCTTTTAAAATTCAATTCACTGATAAGGTGATTAAAGTATTTTTTCTCTACTCATAGACATGTAGTGGATGAAGAAGAGGAAGTATACAATGTATTATTTGGCAACCCTTACTTTCCTAGAATGTATGGATCAGGCAACAACTATTTGGTCATAGATTTTATCAAGGGTCAAACTTTGTTTAGTTGCTTAACGAACGGAATTCCAATTAAGGATAAGCATATTAAAGAGATTGATAAAGCTCTAGAACTAGCAAAGGTAGAAGGTTTAAATCCGTTTGATATTCATTTGCGAAATATTTTAATTACGGTAGAAGGAAATGTAAAACTTATAGATGTTGCAAGGTTTAGGTAAAAGCACTCATGTTCACAGTGGAAAGATTTAAAAAAGGTATATCATCATTTTTATAAGTCTAAGATGTTTCCTAAACAATTACCTGCTATTATCTTGGATTTTGTAGCATTCCTTTATTAGAGTAAATGGTTACAGTTATTTTTATAAGCCAAGGGAGGTTTTTTAGTGGCAACAGAGTCTATAGCTAAACTTTATTTACTATTAGATGAAACTGAAAGATGGGAGCAGGAACAGAGAGGTTTATGATTTTCGGGGAAAATACGCATTGTTCTAGATGAAGTTTAAAAGCAGTGCTAGCTTGTGTACTTCCAACAGAGTACTAAGAAGAGAACGGCTCTAAGTAGCTCAAATAAAAAGTTACAAAGAGAATAATTTTTCAATGAGAGAATGAATAGATAGGGTAATGCCTTGAAGCTTCTCCAGTAAGATACCCTAACCTCCAGTCGATTGGGATGCTTATGGTGAATTTTGTGAAAAACAACAGAGTCATTTGTTGCACAGTACAACGAAACTGTACATCAAAAAAGCTCTAAACTGTTGGTCATTAAAAAAAATACACTTACACGTGGGCAATCATTTGGAAGATCTCAAAAATTATATTCTTTGAAGAGCGTAGTTTTGATTTAGTGTACCTATTTAAAACCTATTATTATCTTGACTACATCGACTTTTTTCATTGACAAAAACCCAAGTTTATCTGCTAGATAGAACATTTCCCTTTACTTTTTTCAATTTAAGTTAGATTACTGTAGGTAAAGATTTTTCCTACAAAGCAAATAAAGGAGTTTACAGTGCGATGACTTCTTTAAAAAAATATGCATTATCCAAATAATTTAAAGTATCTAAAATCAGGAACATCGATAAAAATATTAAACCAGACTAAAACAATTAAGCTTATGGCCATTAGAATTAAAAAACCAAATCCAGCAAGTATTTCATGTTTTCCTATCCATTTTAACATATTTTTCATAATAAGCACCATTTATATATTTAACAAATTTTCTCTAAGTTATTCATTTTGTTTGTTACGGTGTACAACGATACTAGTAATAGTAAAACCATCTAAGAGAGGATTGTATTTAAACTGAACGTCTTTTATATTTTACTATATTGTGAAATAAGTAAGAGACAGATTAAAAACTTGACCAGTCTCTTAGAAGGGGAGTTAGATATCAATACATCCAAAAAGTACTGAATTAAGATAACAGCTTTTGTTAAACCAAAAATCAGTAAATTTTAGGGGGGGATATGCCAGAAAAATAGCAATTACATCTTCTGAATTAGGTGTATTATGGCTTTAAAGTACTCTAGTTTCTATATCCCTTTAATATCAATACTTTTACTATTCACCTTTTTCAAAAATAGGTCCAATAATTTAGAAGAGCAGAAGCAACAAGATATGATATGACACTCACCGTTGCTCGTTTCTAATTTTTTAAAAATAGATTTACATCTTGATAAAACAGGATTATATTATATTTTATATATTCATATTTACAGTAATGTTATAGACACTAATAGGTGGTGAAGTGACTTTGAAAAAAATATGGTTATTGCTGCTACTAACAGCAATTATAAGCCCCTATTCATTTGTAGATATGGCTGAAACCACTTATGAAATAGAGTATCTATCAGAAATCCCCACAGATGCAGCTAATAGTCATCTATCTGGTGGTAATACCTATTTCTTAAAGAGAGATTTTTCCGTCTATCAGAGAATAGACAAGTCAGAAATAATACTACCTGTTCTATGGTTAAACTCGTTTATACCCATTATTAGGACTCATGCATTTATCCTCACCATTAAGTACCAAGCCACTTTATATAAGTACCTCCCTTAAAAAATAAAAAAGGAGGAACAGGTATGGAAGACAAAGGTACAAAAAAAGAGGAGAATTATTTAGTTAGAGAACGGTGTTTGTCAAGAAAGTTGTCGTATTTTACTTTCAAAAAATTATTCGAAATCCTACCGCGCTTTCGCTTGGTGGCCTCTTCATCAAAGATTACCTTTTACAAACTAATCCTTGATGAAGAGGGTAATATATTTGACTATTCTAGTTGATCTTTAAT
This window harbors:
- a CDS encoding hemolysin family protein, translated to MLLVLLLIVLVFLSAFFSSAETAFSSVNQIRLKNYVEQKRTGSVKALYIAENFDRALSTILVGNNIVNISAATISAKLATDIFGATIGLPLSTFAMTVIILIFGEILPKSFAKEHAEQLALQIAGILLFLMKVLSPIIWFFVKLKVLLSKVIKQKNDLPTYTEEEIKELLNLSEAEGVIDRKENELVHRSLSFNDISVNQIFVSRINVIAIDINHPIEEIKQIFLKERYSRIPIYEEHVDNIIGILSEREFLGKMLQNDELNIRDLLRKPIFVIETLKIADLLPELQKNKTHMAIVIDEFGGTAGIITMEDILEELVGEILDEHDEKISYMNQIDRDNYEFFAEVPLRDFAKILKIPTLNSSYQTLGGWVIEKFEQVPNYGDQFQYEHLTIIINEMENRRVKKVLVKLNQKQ
- a CDS encoding undecaprenyl-diphosphate phosphatase encodes the protein MEALIFLLKYLFLGIFQGITEPIPVSSSGHLILLQEIIGVELGGLTFEVIVNFASLIAVLMIYRDSVSKLFLGATHYLISRQKKDQENFRFIVYLIIGTVPAVIIGLLLGDQIAEHLTGVKVIGATLLVTGIALWFIRNLRGRKNDSDLSIKDAVIVGLAQAVALIPGISRSGATIVAAMALGMKQETALKFSFLLYIPVSVGGIVLAISDLLKMPSFTELLVPYLIAFIGSLVASYYSLRWFMGIMARGNLVYFSIYCFVVGTLAILVF
- a CDS encoding hemolysin family protein, producing MDSIPYDSILLLGVLLLLSGYFSASETAITSANKVRLRNQAESNNVKAKRSLKMTENFDQSISTILIGNNIVNIAMATIATKVATDMFGNNGSTLFITTIVITILVLIFGEILPKSLAKQYAEKYLLTISASLGIVMKIFYPITWLFVQLRVGVSKIIGSNNDEPTVTDEDVKALVEIGEEEGTFLSQEKELLHNAIEFDDIVVKDILTPRPDVVAVSIDATIDQIKDIFIQEKYSRMPVYEGTIDNIVGIISHRDFFERYVQNHDSFELAAIIRKPYFVISSVKISNLLKELQKNKVHLAVVLDEYGGTSGIISIEDILEEIVGEIWDENDENEVLVENISETKIRLNGRTPIETFCEALNISEIETSSNTLSGWVSENLGYLPKKGETMPFGNFQIYIEDVRNRRIQKVIVEIQETNVDQDNFQRVI